In Arachis hypogaea cultivar Tifrunner chromosome 2, arahy.Tifrunner.gnm2.J5K5, whole genome shotgun sequence, a genomic segment contains:
- the LOC112743148 gene encoding type I inositol polyphosphate 5-phosphatase 5-like, which translates to MSYFYAAYSNSTCTISNDNNSEMTKVNDPSISPIRQISASSSPDITTNKNDKKKKSLLPKIFGSKRTGRGSDDDAFTKPHEEGDQGVTLDLEKKIESRRKALMEVSPFMRKSFSERETSPGIEGLNLSTFERPVGPETERQSFRIFVATWNVGGKSPNYDLNLQDFLLVEGSADVYVLGFQEIVPLSAGNVLVIEDNEPATKWLTLISQALNRPRNEYNDPYDLNLKNSRELKGPTSLNFFQKSSLKIVSKSFRAEGSSLLKACNCPVESPTSRDRRRVRKFSDPVSKIDNEIRGEISMEELLSIAEIPMTSQNKYSLISSKQMVGIFLTVWTKKELVPHIGHLRVDTVGTGIMGCLGNKGCISMSMTIHQTSFCFICSHLASGEKEGDEIKRNADVAEILKGIQFPRICKNPCAKAPEKIVDHERIIWLGDLNYRVALSYEETRVLLEDNNWDTLLEKDQLNIEREAGRVFNGFQEGRILFAPTYKYSQNSDSYAGETVKSKKKRRTPAWCDRILWRGKGIEQLSYIRGESRFSDHRPVCAVFSVDVEVRNRNNRFRKGYSYAHPRLEFEDVMPQRHSFYD; encoded by the exons ATGTCGTATTTTTACGCTGCTTATTCGAATTCTACTTGTACCATATCAAATGATAATAATTCTGAAATGACCAAAGTCAACGATCCTTCCATCAGCCCCATCAGACAAATCTCTGCATCCTCTTCTCCTGACATTACTACCAACAAGAATGACAAGAAAAAGAAG TCTCTCCTTCCCAAGATTTTCGGTTCAAAGAGAACTGGGAGAGGCTCAGACGATGATGCTTTCACCAAGCCACACGAGGAAGGAGATCAAGGAGTTACTCTTG ATTTGGAGAAGAAGATTGAATCCAGAAGAAAAGCTTTAATGGAAGTGTCTCCCTTCATGAGAAAAAGCTTCTCAG AAAGGGAGACTAGCCCAGGAATCGAAGGCCTAAATTTGTCAACTTTTGAACGACCTGTGGGTCCAGAAACTGAAAGACAGAGTTTCAG GATATTTGTTGCCACTTGGAATGTAGGAGGAAAATCTCCAAACTATGATCTGAACCTTCAAGATTTCTTGCTAGTGGAGGGCTCTGCAGATGTATATGTATTGGG GTTTCAAGAAATAGTTCCCCTAAGCGCTGGGAATGTATTGGTAATAGAAGACAACGAACCTGCAACAAAGTGGTTAACATTGATAAGTCAGGCACTAAACAGGCCAAGAAACGAGTACAACGATCCGTAtgatttgaacttgaagaacTCGAGGGAGTTGAAAGGGCCTACAAGTCTAAACTTCTTTCAGAAGTCGTCTCTGAAAATTGTGAGCAAAAGCTTCAGAGCAGAGGGCAGCAGCCTCCTTAAGGCATGCAATTGTCCAGTGGAATCTCCAACCAGCAGAGACAGAAGGAGGGTGAGAAAGTTTAGTGATCCTGTTAGTAAGATAGATAATGAGATTCGTGGTGAGATTAGCATGGAAGAGTTGCTCTCCATTGCAGAGATACCAATGACTTCCCAAAACAAGTATTCCCTTATATCAAGTAAGCAAATGGTTGGCATTTTTCTCACTGTATGGACTAAGAAGGAGTTGGTACCTCACATTGGCCATCTTAGAGTAGATACTGTTGGAACGGGAATCATGGGTTGCCTAGGTAACAAG GGGTGTATATCAATGAGCATGACAATACATCAAACAAGCTTTTGTTTCATCTGTAGTCACTTGGCTTCTGGGGAGAAAGAAGGTGATGAGATAAAGAGGAATGCTGATGTAGCTGAGATCCTCAAAGGGATACAGTTCCCTAGGATCTGCAAGAACCCTTGTGCCAAAGCCCCTGAAAAGATTGTTGACCACGA ACGAATAATATGGCTAGGTGATTTGAACTATCGGGTGGCTTTGAGTTATGAAGAAACAAGGGTCCTCTTGGAGGATAATAACTGGGACACTTTGTTAGAAAAAGATCAA TTGAACATTGAAAGAGAGGCAGGAAGGGTGTTCAATGGATTCCAAGAGGGAAGGATCTTATTTGCCCCAACTTACAAGTATTCTCAAAATTCAGACTCCTATGCCGGGGAGACTGTCAAATCCAAGAAAAAACGCAGAACCCCAGCATG GTGTGATAGAATACTATGGCGTGGCAAAGGCATTGAACAACTATCATATATACGAGGAGAGTCAAGGTTCTCTGACCACAGGCCCGTTTGTGCTGTCTTCTCTGTGGATGTGGAAGTTAGAAACAGAAACAACAGGTTCAGGAAGGGTTACTCGTATGCTCACCCAAGACTTGAATTCGAAGATGTAATGCCTCAAAGACATAGTTTCTATGATTAA